From a single Streptomyces sp. NBC_00377 genomic region:
- a CDS encoding ABC transporter ATP-binding protein has protein sequence MIEAVGLTKRYGDKTAVYNLSFQVRPGAVTGFLGPNGSGKSTTMRMILGLDNPTAGTVTIGGYPYRKLPNAARQVGALLDAKAVHGGRHARNHLLSLAQLSGIPARRVDEVLGVVGLQDVARKRSKGFSLGMGQRLGIAAALLGDPQVLLFDEPVNGLDPEGILWVRNLMKSLAAEGRTVFVSSHLMSEMAVTADHLIVIGRGQLLSDMSVTDFISANSADFARVRTPHTEPSLREKLASALTEAGGHVLPEQDGALRVTGLALPRISDIAHEADVRLWELSPHQASLEEAYMRMTQGAVDYRSTIDQKAGLQQQLPPGAQPPMPVPGQGQPGWYAPPPPQQPGYASPQPAQAPPAASYGAYGAPGAPAAPPGPSGANPYAQAPVQAPAQPAAPVAPAPQAPAAAASQDTAPAAPVQAPATPVAAPDAAPTKSEDAR, from the coding sequence ATGATCGAAGCAGTCGGCCTGACCAAGCGCTACGGCGACAAGACCGCTGTGTACAACCTTTCCTTCCAGGTGCGGCCCGGCGCGGTCACCGGCTTCCTAGGGCCCAACGGCTCGGGCAAGTCGACGACCATGCGCATGATCCTGGGCCTGGACAACCCGACCGCCGGCACGGTGACGATCGGCGGCTACCCGTACCGCAAGCTGCCGAACGCCGCACGCCAGGTGGGCGCCCTGCTGGACGCCAAGGCGGTGCACGGCGGCCGGCACGCCCGCAACCACCTGCTGAGCCTGGCCCAGCTGTCCGGTATCCCGGCCCGGCGGGTCGACGAGGTCCTCGGTGTGGTCGGCCTCCAGGACGTGGCCCGCAAGCGTTCCAAGGGCTTCTCGCTGGGCATGGGCCAGCGGCTCGGCATCGCGGCCGCGCTGCTGGGCGACCCGCAGGTGCTGCTCTTCGACGAGCCGGTCAACGGTCTCGACCCGGAGGGCATCCTCTGGGTGCGCAACCTGATGAAGTCGCTGGCCGCCGAGGGCCGCACGGTGTTCGTCTCCTCCCACCTCATGAGCGAGATGGCGGTGACCGCCGACCATCTGATCGTCATCGGGCGCGGACAGCTGCTCTCCGACATGAGCGTGACGGACTTCATCTCGGCGAACTCCGCCGACTTCGCGCGCGTACGCACCCCGCACACCGAGCCCTCGCTGCGCGAGAAGCTGGCCTCCGCGCTCACCGAGGCCGGCGGCCATGTGCTGCCGGAGCAGGACGGCGCGCTGCGGGTGACCGGGCTTGCGCTGCCCCGCATCAGCGACATCGCCCACGAGGCCGACGTACGCCTGTGGGAGCTGTCGCCGCACCAGGCTTCGCTGGAGGAGGCGTACATGCGGATGACGCAGGGCGCCGTCGACTACCGGTCCACCATCGACCAGAAGGCCGGTCTCCAGCAGCAGCTGCCGCCGGGCGCGCAGCCGCCGATGCCGGTGCCGGGCCAGGGCCAGCCGGGCTGGTACGCCCCGCCGCCCCCGCAGCAGCCCGGGTACGCGTCCCCGCAGCCGGCACAGGCGCCGCCGGCGGCCTCCTACGGGGCGTACGGCGCCCCGGGGGCGCCCGCCGCGCCGCCCGGCCCGAGCGGGGCCAACCCGTACGCGCAGGCGCCCGTACAGGCCCCGGCCCAGCCGGCCGCCCCGGTCGCGCCCGCGCCCCAGGCTCCGGCCGCCGCCGCGTCGCAGGACACGGCACCGGCCGCCCCCGTACAGGCACCCGCCACCCCCGTTGCCGCGCCCGACGCCGCCCCGACCAAGTCCGAGGACGCCCGATGA